ttttattaattatcttgATTGCCAAAATATTGGGCTACAAATCTAGTCACAGGAATATATTTGATAGATTAATTATAGAAGGGAAATGTTATTTTACCCCCTTTTGACCTCTGAATTTACTCTGCATAGGGAAACCTTtagcaaagtgtggattggtctattcAGCATAATAACcataaggttttttgtgaatttatttAAATCGATAAAGATTTGTTGATAAAGTTCACTCCTTGTTGGTCTTTAAAATAAAGCAGAcattttcttcctatttttgttgttgtgacATTTTGAGGTCAGTTTTAGCGGTTTTCACCTAAACACCATGCATTTCAAAGCAATTGTCGTGAAACCTAAAAACTCTTTTCTTCCTTCTTCTCTGTTAAGGAAGTTTTTATTTCACcatgttgtaaatatttaaataaagggTGAATCGATGACTCAGGCGCATTGTCAATTTCATCACTTTTTCAACTTCCTTATAACgcatctgggtttttttcttaaagaagctttgtttaaatataatacattatgaaacaattaacatattattattttaatgaataatataaGAAGACAACTTTAATGCactgacaaaattttattataataaaaatgcaaataaatgcGACTATTGTTTTAGAAACTAAGGTATTAAGGAATttaggattaaaaaaaatagacctATCATAGTTGATaacagtttaaaattaattaagatggcttattatttattacaaaatatgttaCAACCTAAGAGTAAAGCTATGTggaaaaaaggtcaaattttatttatttttcattgaattaaCCTACACGCGACCCTGTAAACAATCTTAAAACTTCTTCCTCTTTAATGTTGGCATACTGAACCTTTTCATTAAGTTTAaaacgaaatagaaaattttacaatcaGTAAAGAAACTTAAAACACTCAAACTCTAAAAccgaaaaaaacccaacaacaataaaaatagCATCTATAGTTTAAGCGGGCTTAATGGTCTTTGCCATTTTTTAGACTATAATAATTTCCTTATAATAAGAAGGATAACTAACTTTTACTTgtataaattatacatatttcggAAATGTTCAAATGTTGAggctaaaatattaaaatgttaaaaatatcatatcttaaaactgatgtttaatttgttgataAGCCAATctccttaaaaacaaaaacaaaacatctttATGTATAAATGATTGAGCCAAAAATTGATTGCAAATATAGTCTCACCTGTAGTCCTTATCTGAGCAGATATGCAGCGTAtctgtttttcattaaattaagaAGTTCACATAAGGAAATATCAATGATATTCATAAGGAAATTGACGTCACTTCACCCGTAATAAATTATGCATATGACAAGTCAAtatcatcaaaatataaaatttgaatagaaaaaGTTGTTATCTCTAAGTATTATTGATGAGAAACAAGTACGAAATAAAGGAAGTCGCAAACACTATGACGGCTAAATTTTTTTATCCTTATTCTTCTTTGTAGTAATTAGTTGCACTTTATATGATaagcaataaatatgtttttaatagTACGttaactttgtttataaataataaaagtatACCTATTTTGGAGTGAAATGAAGGAAAATACATATTAGTAAAACAGTTGCTTTGACTTagtattgatatttatataaacaaatgttcGGTTATTACATTGTATGCATTCGTGTTTCTACAAAATGCTAGTCACCAGTGTGACTCATTAGcgtttatcaaaatattcgGATTTTAACAGAGAATGTTGATATAGGGTCATTGCTCATGCCGTTGAGGGTGTCCAAGTGATGTGCTCAGAAGTAATGATTATCTCAGAAATATCCCTGCATCAACGGCATCAGAGTTTTTCATCAAACATTTTGTAGACGTCGTTCTTCTGATCTAACAGTTTTAGTTAAAGATCAAACAACGATTATTGTACTCTAAAACATTCCTAGTCTGAGTATGAGTAAATTATGGCATTGCAAAACTTTGTAGACTACAAACAATAAATTCTTGTATAATTGAAGTATACCCGATGAGTAATTATTATTagtaaaatcaattaaaactaCTTTCTTTTTCGATAAACCAGctcgaaatagcaaaaatgagaggtATGTGTACGTTTCgaacacgctttggcggatctaAGTCAGAGGGGgtttgtattaaaatatatacttgcagtGAAATTAATAATATTCGATGATGACGTAAAGAGTAAATATTTAGCGGGAATTTATTTAgagtttacataaaaataaagatttcaCAAATTTTGCGACATTGAATGGAGGCAATTCGTTTTTTGAATGCGCGATTtagttttgatgaaaaaaacttGAAACCGGAACGGGGTAATCAAGAACGCGGGTTGACTGATAAACGTTATGGCGGAAAGTATAGGACGAGTTCAATGGGCATCGGGCAGATACAATGTAACTTGGATCGGCAACTGAGtttataattacaaataaatatgcatgctaaatacattgtaacatatatttttaataccaCTGACAGGAGTAGTCTTATATATTAATTGTGAATAATAAACAGCTCGTGTTGACAACTCTactgtatatatgtaaaatttatatgCCATGTATATTCGTCTGATTTGTTTCTCCTGCTAGGATATTTTGTCACCATCCAATGAacattaccaaaaaaaaaaaatccgtaaaacaACTAGCAAATAAAAGGCCAaagttaagaatttttttagATGGTATGGGACagctgtcgatattaatgtggataaaagtacattatggTCGAAAACTTTCACATATCtagaaaggactatgtgcggtttggtcaaatatctgcccccgattttaaccaatttttaaatagtgtcgtataaaaataaaatcttcacaaatcattgtatagaggatgcctataactttaatcttgattttagtcatcattgctcatttgctgtttatctatgacgtcacctaaatgacctaattcccgcaaatttgcaaacaaatgaaaatagtctcatttttgctctatatttagcattcggaagtatagagcgcaggtctgctcaagtgcgattttaacatatatttttcgtCAGATagatatacacattatactaaaaaattgtacttgagcaagcctgcgctcgatgtttccgagtcgaaaaaccatcggaaaacacccatattttgctacaaaacatcaatttatcaaaataatgcaatattcatgacgtcatttctacattatgacgtcactgtggtgataaccttttacacctttatttccaatatggttttaaatatctttcacctaatttttaaagctctttctaaaactttgtttttgggggcaaaaaatgcataaaaccgcacatagtcctttcaaattttacaatgtttgaCCAAAAACTacgtttaacattttttgaaaaaggaaaaaCTGTAAATTGTAGTGAACGCTTTAACCTATTGCGCTACGCTGTAAGGTAAAGtattttcagagaaaaaaaatgtgcttgattttattatttatttcgataggaagtacgtcacaatatggaagtGTTCCATACCTTAAGAAAATAATTCGGTCACAGTTTATACATAAAAGaatgtttacataaaatgcATAGCTCATTAGTGTTAAGTGTAATTTTCCGCGCTTGTGCGGGATATCatcttgtaaataaataaaaatatgcatattgCATAATAACTACATAAAAGTTTCATGTAATCTAATTCGTTCCAAGTAATAACTTGATGCAGGCTTGATGCAggctacatgtacaaaatttgaaTCAAAGTTAGAAAAGGTAAATAGCATTTTTGCTCATTGgcattttgttatttacataATACGAAAGttatttgttgttttctgtACAATTATGAGATACAATACAgtcattgtttaatatattgtatCTGTAAACTTTAATCAATTGTATTTcagtaaaaaacaaatttagttatttacgtTCGAATTCCATGAAAGAAATCCTAAGCAAGACACTATAATTGTAAGATACATGCAACTTTTAAtttgaggaaataaaaaaaatgaaaactgaaaaaacTTTGAAAGATGTATAATACAAGATTCAGTTTTAAcctaatattttgtaatgttataCATACTTTCCAAATTACTTTTATTAGGTGATAACCGGAAACAATAATGCGTGAACAAActgaattcttttattttttttaacctttgaaTCAATGAACAAATATCAAAAGGCATTGTAATTGACTTAAAATACATTATGATAATACGTACATTTTCAATAACACCACCATCACAATTTCTAGCAAAATGTTATGTCTAGTATTTGGAATCATCTCTATTAGATTAAAGGGTGGCAAATCCCTTTCCGGGGAGTTAAGatgcaaaacaaaattacatagttaccttaaatatttgtttcttttttaggGTTCTCTGTCGTACCCAACAAGTATAAACCCATGACAATTCACATTTCGACACAAAACCAAAGATcagtttgaaaaatgaaagtgtcaagagttaaatttaaaaactaacAATTTGCTATCGCGTTTGATTTGAATTACCAAGCGCGTCGTGTTGACGTACAAAGTCTCTAGCCTTTTGTCGCAAAGATTCCGGTAGATCAGATGCGTTAGTAGCAATGAATTTTATCTTGCTGTAAAACTTTTCATTACATCGATAGTTGTTTCCATACCTATgtagttgtttgatttttatgtcCATATCGGCCTCcgttaaaagaaaaaacaaacgaCGACGAACCTTTGGAGATTCACAAATCCTATTCGCATTCATATTTCTTAATGCATCTTTTTCCCAGGGTGTTAAATATTGAAGACTTGTTTCCATTGAATATTTTGTCTCAATGTCGgcaaaaacaatttcttttatttggtATTTAAGCCGCGTTGCTTGTTGTATTATCTTTTCATCATGATGATGCGACTGAGTTTCAGACAGAaatttaaaagtgaaaatttcTGGAACAAAATCACTTTTCTCTTCTTTGACTTTGTCgccaatttttttcaaatcatattcAATAGTCTCAGTTTTTAAGCGATCAATAGAATCAGACTTTCGTTGAGCATCTTTAATATGAAGTCTTCGCAAGGCTAATATCTCGTCGCTTTCCTCTCCAAAGTCCGTGATCTTAGTATCTGCATTACCATTTTCATCAATTGAATTTATAATTTCCCCAATGCGTTCTTCTCGTTGCTTTGTTCTAAGTGTTATTTTTTCAGGATCCATATTAACGCAAATGGTCTCCATTACtctatctttaaattttaagtccAATTCGCCCTTTTTCAATAGTCTACAAGGAGATAAATCATAACAACATTTTGGAAAGTGTAAGAAAGACATGTAGGTTTTTATACACTGAATAGTTTCCTATCATATTTTCTTACCGTTTCTGATTTTCATACACTTCTGGAATCAAAGCGTTTACGTTTCCTATTGCATAGGAAATCATTTTATCTGTTAAAGGGCGTTTCGCCCAAAAATCGCCAATTTTTTTGTCACACTGTGTCTGTAAAAACAAGAAGACTTAAGGACTTAGTAACAAAATAAGGTTGACTTCATGCTTTCTATTATTAATTCTCGTACAATTATAATTGTTGATAATGAACATTCTAGTGTGTTTACCTGAATTTCCTCTTTATATTCTGATACCCTGTCACAAGTGGAATATAGTTTGCACATTGTACGCAGTGTCGAAAATGGAATAAGTAACCGACCCTTCTGCTCTTCTAGTAAAATGTGTGCAACCTATgtggtaaagaaaaatataaatcaagacAAGGCATGTATTGGAAGTAATATCTTATACAAATCTCTCTTAAActatatgattttgtttataataaaaagccttgaaatttctttaaatcattatttataatttacctTTACATCAAACACATTCCGAAGAATAACGTTATGCTGATAGAACAAAGCAGCACTATCACTTGAGCATTTATACATcacctaaataaaaaaaaacagagggATTGttgtaaaattctaaatataggAATACATCTTATACAGACCATTACAGCCTAGaatgaagaaacatttaattttaaaagatttgcgTTG
The nucleotide sequence above comes from Magallana gigas chromosome 2, xbMagGiga1.1, whole genome shotgun sequence. Encoded proteins:
- the LOC105326641 gene encoding uncharacterized protein isoform X1 — protein: MILYKRGKKNSIALFFLSRAMTTHKIMKETKDEPKVEIVDETERCCKVVSILSHEPVLAVDCLGVQLASRGPLTLIQVGTYSDQVYLFDVHKNEKLLVDGKLGTLLESEAVIKVMYKCSSDSAALFYQHNVILRNVFDVKVAHILLEEQKGRLLIPFSTLRTMCKLYSTCDRVSEYKEEIQTQCDKKIGDFWAKRPLTDKMISYAIGNVNALIPEVYENQKRLLKKGELDLKFKDRVMETICVNMDPEKITLRTKQREERIGEIINSIDENGNADTKITDFGEESDEILALRRLHIKDAQRKSDSIDRLKTETIEYDLKKIGDKVKEEKSDFVPEIFTFKFLSETQSHHHDEKIIQQATRLKYQIKEIVFADIETKYSMETSLQYLTPWEKDALRNMNANRICESPKVRRRLFFLLTEADMDIKIKQLHRYGNNYRCNEKFYSKIKFIATNASDLPESLRQKARDFVRQHDALGNSNQTR
- the LOC105326641 gene encoding uncharacterized protein isoform X2: MTTHKIVMYKCSSDSAALFYQHNVILRNVFDVKVAHILLEEQKGRLLIPFSTLRTMCKLYSTCDRVSEYKEEIQTQCDKKIGDFWAKRPLTDKMISYAIGNVNALIPEVYENQKRLLKKGELDLKFKDRVMETICVNMDPEKITLRTKQREERIGEIINSIDENGNADTKITDFGEESDEILALRRLHIKDAQRKSDSIDRLKTETIEYDLKKIGDKVKEEKSDFVPEIFTFKFLSETQSHHHDEKIIQQATRLKYQIKEIVFADIETKYSMETSLQYLTPWEKDALRNMNANRICESPKVRRRLFFLLTEADMDIKIKQLHRYGNNYRCNEKFYSKIKFIATNASDLPESLRQKARDFVRQHDALGNSNQTR